The DNA region GCTGCGACAGGTTTAAAGACAGAGCCATCTTCGTCAGCTTTGGTGGCGATGCCAGAATCTGCAAAACGCCCATCATCGACGGCAGAAGATTCAATATCAGCAACTTGAGTTAATTTATCGATTGGTGCAATGTTGTGCTGATTCTCGTTTGCGGACAGCACGACAGTCTGCATGCGATCGATATGGTTGCTCGGATTGTTAAGGACGCGCATGAACATGTTCCATGTCCAACGGTGTTCAGAGTAACAAATCGACAGCACGCTCCCGTCTTCGTAAGTAAGGCAAGGTTTTGCTCCTTCTGGTGTCCCACGCTGTTCAGATTCTGGGCTTTCCGACTCTCCCAGCTTGTAGAGCGTGAATTGCGTTCCTTTGATTTCGTATTCGTCTAGGCTTTTGTTGATTGCATCATAGACATACAACCAACCATCGCGAAGCTGACGCAGGGTGTAGCCAACGGTATTGAGTTTGGCTGGGCCTTGGCCTTTCCATTCTTCAGGCAAACCAAAAGGTTGTGTTTCTTCTGTTTCTAGCTGATCGATGGCGTAGCGAACAGGGACGAAATGTGCCGGTAAAGCCTCCGTTGGTTCTTTCTCGGTTTTTAAATTGAGAGGTTTTGGTTCAGACGGCGGTGGTGGATCGATTTTTTTGGTTTCTCCCTCCCAAAACATACTTCGCTCTGGAGGCGAGCCAGCCATATCATCGGATGCGGTGGTTGGAACGGTATTCAGAGATTTCAACGTGCCATCGCTTTCAAATGCCTGAACAGCTTCTTCGTGGGTGTAGCTGTTGTCGTGCCAAAACATCGAAGTTTTTGGAGGAAGTGGATTACTCATCGTCAGCCTATGTTTAAGAGTTTTACTTCATTAGGCAAATATCGCACCAAAATAAAACAGCTAAAAATCAGTAGGTTAATTATTGCATGATTCTACTTTAATCAAAAAGTTGTTTGTTTTTCCAATAAGTTGGTTGGCGCATACCATTTTTTGTATCGAAAGAGATCAAGTGTGGGTCGAAAGAGATAGTTCTAAAGAACAATGACTTCCAGACAAAATAAAAGGGCTCCAGAGTTACCTCTGGAGCCCTTTTATTATTCAAGTTCGAGGGCCTGTTGATCTTTCGTGGTTAAATTTTGTTCGAGATAAAATCGTTTTAGGCGAGGCAAGGAGTGTGTCGCCTAGTCATTCTAAGCAAATACGCCTTAACACAGCATAAAACGATTTTAGCCGAACCCTTTGGGCAGCGTTTGTTGGTCATTTCTACTGCGTTATCAGCTTTTCATGTAGGCTAACTACACATCAAAGCCTCTGCCTTGTATAAATACCCAACAATTCGCTGCAAAAATCAGCTCGAAAGGTCAACAGACCCTAGTCAATTAACGGCGTTTTGGTTTGCGTTGACCCGCTGGTTTGCCTTGTCCTTGAGGACGACCTTGACCTTGTGACCCCGTACCGTTTGAACGGTTTTGGTTGTTGCTACCAGGGCGTGACCCCGTATTAGGACGCTGACCGTTGTTTGGGCGTTGACCGGTTGCACCGTTGTTTTGGTTTCCACGACCTTGTCCGTTTGGACCGCCTTGCGCTTTACCTGAACCGTTGCGGTTGCCAGATGGTTTGCCATCACGTGAGCCACCTTCTGAACGTTTATTCAAGTGGCCACCGAAGCCAGGTTGATTCTTGGTGTGTTTGGTTGCAAAACGGTTTGCGCCGTGACGACCAGACTTACGACGTTGTGCTGGTGTTTGTGCATCAATGTCTTCTGCCGGAACCAGACAGTTTGGTTTATCACCAATCAGGTGTTTTTTACCCATGTTGATCAGCGCTTCGCGGATCATTGGCCAGTTTGCTGGATCGTGGTAGCGAAGTAGGGCTTTGTGTAGGCGACGCTGACGTTCACCTTTCGCCACTGGCACATCTTCACGTTGCTTGTACTTCACGCGTTTCAGAGGGTTTGTTTCTGAGTAGTACATCGACGTTGCGTTACACATTGGCGATGGGTAGAAGTTCTGTACTTGGTCACACTCGAAGTTGTTCTTCTTCAGCCATAGCGCCAAGTTCAGCATGTCTTCGTCTTCTGTACCTGGGTGCGCCGAAATGAAGTAAGGGATCAGGTATTGTTTTTTACCTGCTTCCGCGCTGTACTTCTCGAACATCTCTTTAAAGCGGTCGTACGTACCCATGCCCGGCTTCATCATCAGATCCAGTGGACCTTTTTCTGTGTGCTCTGGTGCGATTTTCAGGTAACCGCCGACGTGGTGCGTCACAAGCTCTTTCACGTACTCTGGTGATTCAATCGCGAGGTCGTAACGTACGCCAGATGCGATCATAACTTTCTTCACACCTTCCACTTTACGCGCCGCACGGTAAAGATCGATGGTGTGTTTGTGGTCCGTGTTTAGTTTGTTACAGATACCCGGGAACACACAAGAAGGGCGACGACAGTTTGCTTCTGCTTTTGGATCGCTACAGCCAAGACGGTACATGTTTGCTGTAGGACCACCCAAGTCAGAGATCGTGCCAGTAAAGCCAGGCACTTTGTCGCGGATCTCTTCCAACTCATTGATGATGGATTCTTGTGAACGGTTTTGGATAATACGGCCTTCGTGCTCGGTAATAGAACAGAAAGAACAGCCACCAAAACATCCACGCATGATGTTAACCGAAGTCTTGATCATGTCGTAAGCAGGGATCTTTGCCTTGCCGTACATAGGGTGAGGAACGCGCGCGTACGATAGCCCGAATACGTAATCCATCTCTTCTGTAGTCAAAGGGATTGGCGCTTGGTTCACCCATAGCTCACGGTCACCATGACGTTGCAATAGAGCACGACCCGAATATGGGTTGGTTTCTAAGTGCAGCACACGGCTTGCATGCGCATAAAGAATGCGGTCGTTGTGCAGTTTTTCGAAGGCTGGTAAGCGCACCGCTGTGTTCGCTGCATCATGACGTGATGGGCGAATAGTGATTGGTTGTGCAACAGGCTCTTCTTTTTTAGTATCGCACTGAGTTTCCACTTCGTAAGGGTTCTTTGGTACGAACGCTTCTTTACGAGGTTTCTCAATACGAGAAGAATCGATAACGGTGTAACCTTCTGGTTCGGCTGGCAGGTTAACCGCAGTACCGCGAATGTTGGTCATGGTCGAGATGTCTTCGCCATCAGCAAGACGGTGCGCGACTTCTACTAGGGCACGCTCAGCGTTACCAAAAAGAAGAATGTCCGCTTTCGCATCGAACAGAACAGAGCGACGAACTTTGTCTGACCAGTAATCGTAGTGAGCAACACGACGCAAGCTGGCTTCGATACCACCAAGAACAATAGGTGTGCCTTTGTAGGCTTCACGACAACGCTGTGAGTACACCAAGGTTGCACGATCTGGACGTTTGCCGCCTTCGTTGTTTGGTGTGTAAGCATCATCGTGACGAAGCTTTTTGTCCGCCGTGTAACGGTTGATCATGGAGTCCATGTTACCCGCAGTGATCCCGAAGAACAGATTTGGCTTACCAAGCTGCATGAAAGCATCTTTGTTGTTCCATTCTGGTTGAGCAATGATACCGACACGGAATCCTTGTGCTTCCAAGAGACGACCAATGATTGCCATACCAAAGCTTGGGTGGTCCACGTACGCGTCACCCGTGACAATGATAATGTCACAACTATCCCATCCTAGGGCATCCATTTCTTTGCGGCTGGTCGGCAAGAAAGGTGCCGTACCAAAACACTCAGCCCAGTATTTTTTGTACTCATGAATAGGAGTAATGTCGTTGGTCATATTTTGCTCTCTGTTCCAGGGAGCGCGAATTATAGCGATTTGATGATCAGGTATCTATACCCAAGTGATTATATAAAGCTTAGTTCGACTAGATTTATTTGGAGATGAAAATTACTCTCAATTCCATCGCTGATTTTTACGCCATTATGTCCTTCAATCCCTTATGGTTATTGAGTTTTTTAACCTTGTAAAAATTAGTAATAAGCAACGGTGTGCTTATCGAATTCTGTTCCTATAATTGTATTAGTGCATACTAAAATGCACGTGCTTGTTGACTAAAGCGCGCCGTAAACATCGTTGATGTTTCAAATGGTATTGACCGATTTGCAATCAAAAAACTACAGCAAACAATCGTCATACATGGGTGGCGCTCTCAAAGTCTCAAGCCGATACAACAGGGGGCTAGGTTATGAGTGAAATGCTATCCGTAGCACAAGGAGAAGTGCAGCCTGGGTCCGGTCATTCTCAAGTGATCGAGTGGTCTTATGATATAGAGACACATGAGTTTGAATGTGACCAGCAAAGCATGATATCTGTTTTAGGCTTAAAACAGACAGTGAATAGTTTGGATGATGTTTTTCAATACATGTTGCTTGGTCAGGGTGACAGTGCGAAGCAACACATCTTCGACGTAGAACAAAATGGTGGGCATGGTAAGTTTTCTGGTTGTCTGATGCTAGATAATGACCGACTCGTGCATGTAGCATTGAGCTTTGAGCGCCTTAATGGTCATATCGTGCAAGGTGCCATCATCCCGCAATTGAGTATTACCGGCTGTGAAGAGTTAGCCAAAATTCTGGAAACCATTTTCGATTTACCCAACGTAGGCGTTTTGGTCGCAGATCAAGACACTCGCATATTAGGCTGCAACCCAGCGTTCGAACAGCAAATGGGTTATGAAAACCGTGACCTTGTTGGTCTGAAAACCCATATTTTAAGTTCTGAACATCATAGTAAAGCGTTTTACGAACAAATCTGGCAAGACATTGATACTGAAGGTTTTTGGAGTGGTAACCTTCTTAGTCGTACCGTGAATGGGAGTAACCAAGCGCATCATCTTTGCATTTATCGGTTAGTGTTCAATTCTGGTCGTACGCTTTACCTCGGTTTTTCTACCGATATTTCTGCCTCATTATTGTGGATGAAAAAGGCCAGTGACCAACCTCAACAGTGGACTACTTTTCTTCCCCCTCGCGAAGAATTTGAACAACAGTTAGCACGATTGGTGGATGAAAATAGCCACAAAGATCTCAATATCATCGTGACAATTAGACCGAAATTCTCACAGCAGTCCCTACTTGAGCAGCAGTTAGGTTTTTCCGATTTTGTGATGCGAAGTCGCCACGCCAGTATTGCGGGTCAATTGTCGCGGGACGTATTTGTAGTGTGTTTGCAAACGCCTCGATGCCAATGGTTAAGCCCACTGCGTCTTATTCAGATTGCGTTACGAGGCTTTTTTTCGGAATTAAGAAGTGAGTTGGGATCAAGTATGCATGATGCAATAGTAGAAGGACAAACTGGTGTATCGGTGCTC from Vibrio hyugaensis includes:
- a CDS encoding YgiQ family radical SAM protein yields the protein MTNDITPIHEYKKYWAECFGTAPFLPTSRKEMDALGWDSCDIIIVTGDAYVDHPSFGMAIIGRLLEAQGFRVGIIAQPEWNNKDAFMQLGKPNLFFGITAGNMDSMINRYTADKKLRHDDAYTPNNEGGKRPDRATLVYSQRCREAYKGTPIVLGGIEASLRRVAHYDYWSDKVRRSVLFDAKADILLFGNAERALVEVAHRLADGEDISTMTNIRGTAVNLPAEPEGYTVIDSSRIEKPRKEAFVPKNPYEVETQCDTKKEEPVAQPITIRPSRHDAANTAVRLPAFEKLHNDRILYAHASRVLHLETNPYSGRALLQRHGDRELWVNQAPIPLTTEEMDYVFGLSYARVPHPMYGKAKIPAYDMIKTSVNIMRGCFGGCSFCSITEHEGRIIQNRSQESIINELEEIRDKVPGFTGTISDLGGPTANMYRLGCSDPKAEANCRRPSCVFPGICNKLNTDHKHTIDLYRAARKVEGVKKVMIASGVRYDLAIESPEYVKELVTHHVGGYLKIAPEHTEKGPLDLMMKPGMGTYDRFKEMFEKYSAEAGKKQYLIPYFISAHPGTEDEDMLNLALWLKKNNFECDQVQNFYPSPMCNATSMYYSETNPLKRVKYKQREDVPVAKGERQRRLHKALLRYHDPANWPMIREALINMGKKHLIGDKPNCLVPAEDIDAQTPAQRRKSGRHGANRFATKHTKNQPGFGGHLNKRSEGGSRDGKPSGNRNGSGKAQGGPNGQGRGNQNNGATGQRPNNGQRPNTGSRPGSNNQNRSNGTGSQGQGRPQGQGKPAGQRKPKRR